The sequence ATTTTTGGCTCTTTTGGATTCCCAAAAATGGGAATTGTAGGAGCTGCTATAGGTACACTGGCTTCCAGATTTATAATGGTAGGGTATATTTGGTTCTTGTTGAAGCGCAAAGAAAAGTTTGAAACTTATGTGACCGGCTTCAATTTTAGATTGATTGAAAAAAAGGTCATCAAAAAAATAGTCAGTTTGGGTTTTCCGTCTGCACTGCAAATGTTTTTTGAAGTGGCAATTTTCACCGCGGCCATTTGGCTAAGTGGTGTATTGGGAAAAAATGCCCAAGCAGCAAATCAGATTGCACTTAACCTGAGTAGTATGACCTTTATGGTGGGTATGGGCTTGAGCGTTGCTGCCATGGTACGGGTAGGGAACCAAAAAGGATTGCAAAATTTTAGAGAGTTAAGAAGGATTGCAAAATCCATTTTTTTTCTAACATTTTTACTGGAAATAGTGTTTGCTACAGTCTTCCTTATTGGAAGATATTGGTTGCCTACCATTTATTTAGATGTGGATGATGTGGTCAACCAAGTAGATAATACAGAGGTAATAATCATTGCGGCCAAACTATTGTTGGTTTCTGCATTTTTTCAAATTTCTGATGGGATACAAGTAGTGGTTTTAGGAGCGTTAAGAGGGCTTCAAGATGTAAAGATTCCTACCTTGATTACGTTTATTGCTTATTGGTTGATTGGTTTCCCAATCAGTTATTATTTTGGATTGTTTACAGAATTTAAGAGCACAGGTATTTGGATGGGTCTTTTGTTGGGACTAACGGCATCAGCAGTAATGTTGTATATTCGATTCAACTATTTGACTAATAAATTGATTAAAGGTTAAACTAAATTCCAACTATTGGAATTCAACTTAAATAAAATGGAATTACCTAAATTTCTATTAGGAGACAATACGGATCATCCCAATTCAATTTTTATTGTCCATACAGAATATCCACGTTTTATTATCAACCTAGAAAATGATGAAGTAGAATGGTTGGAAGAATTCTCAAAAGAAGATGAAGAAGAGTTATCTGCAGAGGCAGAAATTCAAATAGAAGCGGCCACCGCCTTTTACGATAGAGAAGTGTCTAGATATGACTCGTAAAGATGCTTGAACAACTTATACAATTTGACAAAGAAGCTTTTTTGTTCCTTAATGGTTTAGGGACAGAAACATGGGATGGTTTTTGGATGTTTATGACCAAGACCAGAAATTCGGCTCCTCTTTATCTTCTATTACTTTATTTATCCTTTAAGAATTTTGGATTAAAGAAGACAGCCGTGATTTTGGTAAGCATAGCCTTATTGATTACCTGTACAGACCAATTGTCTAATTTTTTTAAATATGGTATTGGTCGTTTAAGGCCATGTCATGATCCTGAGGTAAGCGGCATCATGCGTTTGGTTAAGAGTTATTGTGGAGGAAAATTCAGTTATTTTTCTGCGCATGCGGCCAATTCTTTTGCTCCTGCCACCTTTTTTTCAATTCTTTTTTATAAAAACGTAAAATACATTGGTAACCTTCTCATTTTATGGGCTTTCATTGTCGCTTATAGTAGAATATACATAGGAGTTCATTTTCCTTTAGATGTTGTTACAGGAATTGTAATTGGCGCTGTTTTTGGATGGTTATTTGCGAAGTTGGCTATATTTGCATTCCAAAAAATTGGGACATGATATCTTCAGCCAGATATTGGTTTTTACTTTCCCTTGTAGTTCTGGTATATATTGCCGGGATGTTCGTAACCCTTTTTGAGAATGATTCTGCTCAATTTGCAGTAATGGCCATGAGAATGGTTCAGGAAAATGATTTCTTCAGTTTAATTAAAGGTACAGAAGAGTATTTGGACAAGCCCCATATGCACTATTGGTTGGCGGCCTTGTCTTTCAAAATTTTTGGCATCCATGATTGGGCTTATAGGATACCGGGAATTTTGGCGATTCTCTTAGGAGCATATAGCTGTTATGGTTTAGGGAAGTTACTTTACAATAAGGATATTGGTAAGTTTTCTGCACTGATCTTCATGACGGCCCAAACGATTGTGTTATCCAATATAGATGTTCGTACAGATGCAGTACTTACCGGTTTTACCATTTTTTCTATCTGGCAACTTGTTCTATATATTGAAAGAAATACACTCAAAAATATTATGTTGGGCGCTTTTGGAGCAGGTATAGCCTTTTCCACTAAAGGTCAGATTGCCTTGGTCGTTATTGGTATTTCTATTCTTTGTCATTTGGCGTATACGCGTAAGTGGACACGCTTGTTAAATTGGAAAGTCTTAATTGCTTTATTTGTTTTTGGATTGACCATAACGCCTATGCTCTATGCATATTATGTGCAATTTGATTTACATCCAGAAAAAGTTATTAGGGGAAAGAGCAACCGCAGTGGAATCTTTTTTATTTTTTGGGAACAAAGTTTTGAAAGATTGAGTGGAGAGGGGGTAGGTAAGAACAGTAATGATTTCTTTTTCTTTTTTCATACTTTTTTATGGGTCTTTTTACCTTGGACTGTCCTAGCTTTAATTGCCTATTGGCGAAGAGCAAAGACATTTTGGAAAATGCGGTTTGCATATAGACCACAATTTGAGTTTTTAACCTTGGGAGGCATTACAATTATATTTTTCCTGATAAGCTTTGCTCAATTTAAGCTTCCACATTATATAAACATTCTAATACCATTGTACTCCATATTAACTGCATCTTACCTGTTCAGTTTATATCGCCACGCTAAGCATTCTATTATTAAAGGAATTCTAGGGGTACAATACTTTGTCCTCAGTTTGGTGTTCATCTTTACGCTATTGGTGTGTTTTCATGTTTTTAAGTTTGACCGTATTCACTGCTACATAATCCTATTGGGCGTACTTGCAGTCATAACCTATTTTTGTTTAAAGCGAGAAGAATATTATATGCGTATCATCACTTTATCAGTGTATAGTTCTTTGTTGTTGAACGGGGTACTGAACACACATTTTTATCCTTCTTTGCTAAAGTATCAGGCTGGTTCCACCATGGCAGAAAAAGTTTCTGAACATGATATTCCTGTGGATAACATTTACAAGATTTCTGAAAGACATACTTGGGCCTTGGATTTTTATAACCGAAACCCGGTAAACATTATTTCCAAAACTGAGTTAATGGATAAAAGTGATGTTTGGGTTTATGCTACCGATCAAGAGTTACAGGAACTTCTAGGTTCAGATTTCCATTGGCATGAGCAGATAACCGTAGACCAGTTCCGCATTACTCGTTTACAGATTAAATTTTTAAATCCACATACGCGTGCCAAAAAACTGAATAAAATGCATTTGGTGCACTTGGATTAAGATATTACCTCCAATTTCGGCTTCTTAAAATGGTAAATTATCCCAAACAGGGAAATTAAAGCAGTCATAAGAAAGAATACAAAACTGATACTTATGGATGTGTTTGCATCCAGTCCAAGCCATTCAGCACCATATAAAAAAGTAACCTCTCTACTTCCAATTCCACCAATGGTTAAAGGAACCACGGATATTATTGAAGAAACTAAGAATACAAAAAGGTACTCAAAAGTGGCCAGGTTAATGGAGAACGACTTTAAAATGCAAAGAATACAAATAAGCTGGGAAAGTTGAACAAGTGCTGAATAGCTGACAGATTTCCAGAAAATGGGCAAAGTGTATGAAAAGAATCTTTTGTGAAGGAACCAGAATGTAACTATGCTAAGAGGTATTGCAAATACGATTAACCATATAAAATCCTGAAAGAAACTACTTTTTACTAAAAGTGCCGAGAAGCAAGCATATATAAAAATCAATAACATTCCACTTAAGCGATCTAACAACAATACTGAGACTACTTTTTTGGTTCCTGATTTATATTCCTTTTGAATAACATAACCTTTGTAAGCATCTCCGCCAATTCCGCCGGGCAAGAAAAGATTATAGAACATGCCAAGCAGATATAGTCTTAAATTACTGATTTGGGTAATCTTTACACCAATTTCATGAAAATACAGGTTGAGCCTAAATGCTGCCATTACTTTAGAAAAAACAACAAGTAAAACCCCTAAAACCAAATAGAGGGGATTGCTCTTCTTTAAAGTACTAACAATATCTTCAAGACTGATTTTGGTGAAAATGAAATAAATCAAAGCTGCACTAACAATGATTTTTAATGCAGTGATGAGCTTTTTACGCAGCTTTTCCGTCACCTATTGTAATTTTTTTGACACGATATGGTCTTTTTTGTTGAGATTCATAGTACGTACGAATGAGCAACTCCATAACAATACCAATAGTGAAAAGTTGAATACCTCCCAGAATAAACATTACTCCAAAAATTAGCAAAGGTCTACTGCCAATATCTTCACCAAAGCCCAATTTTACTATAAGTAAGTATATGTTAATAAAGAATCCGAGAATAATCAATAATACTCCAAAAATTCCAAAAAGGTGAATAGGTCTCTGAAAGTACTTTCTAATAAAAAGTAAGAGCATCATGTCTGCCACTACTTTAAAAACGCGCTCTAATCCATATTTGGAAACTCCTGCATGTCTGGCATGATGTTTTACAGGCACTTGTTTTATCTGCGCTCCTTCCAAATGGGCCAGAAGAGTTATAAAACGATGCATTTCACCATAAAGGTTCAATCCTTTTGCAATGTCTTTGGTAAAAACCTTTAATGCACAGCCGTTATCCTTAATGTCTAATTTGGTAACTCTTCTTACCAAGAAATTGGCAATCTTAGAAGGTATTTTCTTAACCAAGGAATCCTTTCTTTTTTGACGTATTCCAGTTATTAGGTCATATTCTTCACTTACAGCATATTCAAGCATTTGAGGAATATCAGAAGGATCGTTCTGAAGGTCACCATCCATGGTAATAATATATTCTCCTTCGGCATAATCAATTCCTGCTGCCAATGCCAAACTTTGGCCGTAATTTTTTTTCAACTCAATAAGATGGACTTTGTTGTCATCCATGTCCTTGACAACTTTTCGGGTTTTATCCGAAGAAAAATCATCTATGTAAATTATTTGATATGAATACCCTACAAGACTTTCATGGATTTTTTCGGTCAATAAAACCACATTGTCTTCTTCATTGTACAAAGGAACTACTATAGATAGGAGGGAGTTGGTGGCGATGCTCATGTATTGTCTTATGATCTGGGCAAATTTACTTCTTTTATTTAAGTTCCTTGGTGACGTTGTCCAGTAGTGTTTTGGCAGCGTAAAAAGGCGATATTTTGTTTTGCTCAACCGCCTGTATCATTTTTTCCTTCATCTCTTTATAATATTTCTTTTGATGGAAGAATTGCTTTAGTTGTTCATCCACAGTTTGAAGAAACCAATTCTTGTTTTGGATTTTTCTGTTTTTTTCAAAATGACCATTTTCTCTATTCTTAGAAATAAAAT is a genomic window of Flagellimonas sp. CMM7 containing:
- a CDS encoding MATE family efflux transporter, producing the protein MLQSYFKEFRYNLKLAYPVILGMLGHTFVAFADNIMVGQLGTAELAAVSLGNSFVFIAMSLGIGFSTAITPLVAEADGAGNKADGKSALKHGLVLCTGLGLSLFGIILLCKPLLHYMKQPPEVVELAIPYLELVAFSLVPLIIFQAFKQFSEGLSQTKYPMYATILANVVNIVINYLLIFGSFGFPKMGIVGAAIGTLASRFIMVGYIWFLLKRKEKFETYVTGFNFRLIEKKVIKKIVSLGFPSALQMFFEVAIFTAAIWLSGVLGKNAQAANQIALNLSSMTFMVGMGLSVAAMVRVGNQKGLQNFRELRRIAKSIFFLTFLLEIVFATVFLIGRYWLPTIYLDVDDVVNQVDNTEVIIIAAKLLLVSAFFQISDGIQVVVLGALRGLQDVKIPTLITFIAYWLIGFPISYYFGLFTEFKSTGIWMGLLLGLTASAVMLYIRFNYLTNKLIKG
- a CDS encoding phosphatase PAP2 family protein is translated as MLEQLIQFDKEAFLFLNGLGTETWDGFWMFMTKTRNSAPLYLLLLYLSFKNFGLKKTAVILVSIALLITCTDQLSNFFKYGIGRLRPCHDPEVSGIMRLVKSYCGGKFSYFSAHAANSFAPATFFSILFYKNVKYIGNLLILWAFIVAYSRIYIGVHFPLDVVTGIVIGAVFGWLFAKLAIFAFQKIGT
- a CDS encoding glycosyltransferase family 39 protein — protein: MISSARYWFLLSLVVLVYIAGMFVTLFENDSAQFAVMAMRMVQENDFFSLIKGTEEYLDKPHMHYWLAALSFKIFGIHDWAYRIPGILAILLGAYSCYGLGKLLYNKDIGKFSALIFMTAQTIVLSNIDVRTDAVLTGFTIFSIWQLVLYIERNTLKNIMLGAFGAGIAFSTKGQIALVVIGISILCHLAYTRKWTRLLNWKVLIALFVFGLTITPMLYAYYVQFDLHPEKVIRGKSNRSGIFFIFWEQSFERLSGEGVGKNSNDFFFFFHTFLWVFLPWTVLALIAYWRRAKTFWKMRFAYRPQFEFLTLGGITIIFFLISFAQFKLPHYINILIPLYSILTASYLFSLYRHAKHSIIKGILGVQYFVLSLVFIFTLLVCFHVFKFDRIHCYIILLGVLAVITYFCLKREEYYMRIITLSVYSSLLLNGVLNTHFYPSLLKYQAGSTMAEKVSEHDIPVDNIYKISERHTWALDFYNRNPVNIISKTELMDKSDVWVYATDQELQELLGSDFHWHEQITVDQFRITRLQIKFLNPHTRAKKLNKMHLVHLD
- a CDS encoding lysylphosphatidylglycerol synthase transmembrane domain-containing protein; its protein translation is MTEKLRKKLITALKIIVSAALIYFIFTKISLEDIVSTLKKSNPLYLVLGVLLVVFSKVMAAFRLNLYFHEIGVKITQISNLRLYLLGMFYNLFLPGGIGGDAYKGYVIQKEYKSGTKKVVSVLLLDRLSGMLLIFIYACFSALLVKSSFFQDFIWLIVFAIPLSIVTFWFLHKRFFSYTLPIFWKSVSYSALVQLSQLICILCILKSFSINLATFEYLFVFLVSSIISVVPLTIGGIGSREVTFLYGAEWLGLDANTSISISFVFFLMTALISLFGIIYHFKKPKLEVIS
- a CDS encoding glycosyltransferase family 2 protein codes for the protein MSIATNSLLSIVVPLYNEEDNVVLLTEKIHESLVGYSYQIIYIDDFSSDKTRKVVKDMDDNKVHLIELKKNYGQSLALAAGIDYAEGEYIITMDGDLQNDPSDIPQMLEYAVSEEYDLITGIRQKRKDSLVKKIPSKIANFLVRRVTKLDIKDNGCALKVFTKDIAKGLNLYGEMHRFITLLAHLEGAQIKQVPVKHHARHAGVSKYGLERVFKVVADMMLLLFIRKYFQRPIHLFGIFGVLLIILGFFINIYLLIVKLGFGEDIGSRPLLIFGVMFILGGIQLFTIGIVMELLIRTYYESQQKRPYRVKKITIGDGKAA